From the genome of Nicotiana tabacum cultivar K326 chromosome 17, ASM71507v2, whole genome shotgun sequence:
ACACATTGCAGTATCGAAAAGGAACtaccgatatgggattattttatggcaacgattgcagtcccgatcttgttggttatgccgatgttgggtatttatctgacccacacaaggctcgatctcaaacatgctatgtgtttacatatggaggcactgccatatcttgtcAATTGACTAAGCAATCAaccgtggctacttcatctaatcatgctgagacaattgctattcatgaagcaactcgagaatgtgtatggttgacgtatataatacaccttattcgagacaaatgtggtttgaagtgtgacaaactacccacaattttgtatgaagacaatggaGCATgtatagcccaattgaagggaggattcattaaaggggataggacaaagcaaatttcaccaaagttatttttcacacatgatcttcaaaacaatggtgatatcaatgtgcaacagatccgttcaagtgataatatggccgATCTgctcaccaaatctctaccgacttcaaccttcaagaaactagtgtacaagattgggatgtgaaggctcaaggatgtgaattgatgctctcatcagggggagttaatacgcgttgtactcttttttcttacaaggttttgtcccactcgattttccttgcaaggtttttaacgaggaaaccaaaaagcgtatttctaaacatgtgtaggATTTgcttcccatagggttttttcttaataagattttaacgaggcacaatatctatggacatccaggaggggtgttataagaaaaatcaaattatagtggatgtctactcttccgccatgatcttctcaaaagcttaatgacatattcaatgatatatttctatgcttaatgacatatttttcttcactttttatgcttATATAAAAgtcttgtaatagataagaaaatacacacaattgaagaagaaatactcttccttctctctatctccattttttattcatattttactaaattgcttttatttcataacacgttcttgttcatgttttactggtacttttatttcataacagtaATATTGAATTGTCTAATTGTTGTTTTGAAAGTAGGTAAACTTTATGTCTACAAGTTGACCAATGATTGTGTGATGATCAGGGGCGGAGCCGCAATGCTATttgcgggttcggccgaacccaatagcttttgttcaaatcatgtatttgtattaagaaattcaataaatacgtacaaaatattaatttagaacccaataacttaaaaaGATTATAATCTTGAACCCATAAAGTTCAAATTCTAGCTTCATCTCTACTGATGATTATACCACAATTTGTTAGTTGACATTTGATTAACGAAACAACTATAGCAGATAGGTGTGGAATTAATAAGTAAATTGAaatttaaaagaaggaaaaaagattTACTCCAAAGTAACCAGTACTGCATCATAGAACTTTAagaactcaaaaaaaaaatatagcaataCAGTCATACCTTCTtataacataattttttttagaaattaattttttatattatattttacttTTCTATAATAATTTTTTGTCTATAATAGCAACAATCATCTTTATAACAGTACACTCTTTAATTTGTAAAATTACCCTCTATAAAGCTTATAATTTTTTATCAAGTATTTTAAAATCTTGATGCACCACGTATGATGAGGAATATTACGCTTCTTCCGTAATTAAAGATTTCGCTCAATTTCATAAAAGATATCATTGTAAAGTGAAACATATAGGTCATGGGTTCAGGACGTGAGATCAGTCAATGATGCTTGCATCAGGATACGCTATCTACGTCACACCCCTTGGGGTATAACTTGTCCCCGGATCCTGTGCGAATGCGGGGTGCTTTATGCATCGGGTTGCCCTTTATATTATTGTATATTTTTATTCCATTGCACAAAATTCAAAtctttaaaaaagaaataaaaaattggaACTCTACTATTTTGGCTAAAAAAGAAATGCAAAGTTGAGAAAAAAAATTGTCTTGTATATTCAGAAGAAACTTGAAACAAATAAATTATTATATGTGATTTCATAACAATTAATAGTTGAAAAATACTCATATTAGaagattatttttcaaattttcgctCTCACGCACCTAAATGAACATGTGTTTAGGGGTATCAAAGCTATCAAACTGCTAATTAGGACCAAATATAGTTCACATATATAAGAGAATAAACTTATACCCTTTAAAAATGCATTGGGATTTTTGCTACTGCTGCTGTGGATATTTAGGAATGATGACCATTAGGGGTGTTTATGGTTCGGTTTGGGTCGgttttttccttaaaaaaaaaataaaccaagtaagtcagtttttcaaatattggaaccaaactaAATCAATTAAGTCGtttttttatcgattcgatttttgtcggtttttcggttttttcggttatttgtcggttttttcttaaatatgagacgtACAATACCAAACGCATATTCCGGCGattacattttcaacgtaacgctatcaaaccaattgctctttgagaaatccatcatttaccaagatatattgatgataaatgattcaaatagtgatgaataacttaagtactcaattaaaaatcgattatttttaacatgaaataaatttttgtacttagtaaaagaaaactaccaatcaaactagaaggcaaagaattagattattataatagcaaagaactagactaaaaatacaaatggctaatatgtaccataaaattttagaaactttatataaaaatatacatatatatatatatatgtgtgtgtaataataaatttaaatagctacttttatagtcggtttggttcgattttttcattatttttttattaaaatcaaaactaaatcaaatttgatcgatttttaaaatttaaaatcaaaaccaaaccaaacctaaaaatatCGGTTTTTTGGGTTTGGTTCGGTTCGGAATACTATGCCTTGTGTCTTTTTAAGCCGTAGATGTTTAGATTCAGTGTAGAAATGCGCCTAGCTAATTCGGAATTTTGAAATATATAGAATACATATCAGACGGAGTATACAACGGAGCCTTCTTAGCTCAGTGGTAGAGCGCGTGGCTTTTAACCACGTGGTCGTGGGTTCGATCCCCACAGACGGCGTTTTCCTATTTTCCCCGACCTGACTTACTTCTCTTATAGTAGCTTTATGCAGAATTCTAAGTAATACTTTTTCTTCTACAGCTATCTTTTCAGCCTAGCAGGGATGACAATAGACAGCGAGGAACTATATATACTAATTCAAAGGTCTACAAAAGTTGTCTTCTAGTCATTATTAGCTTACAAAGATCATGTGAGAACTTTTAATCATTAAAAAGTTTGACTCTCAAAATTCGAAGGAGTACTAAATTCTTAGCTTTCCCAAAGCAAATTGACATACCTAGTACACCTTTGAATCCTAACTGTCGGTTGGGCTTCTTATCGGGcgattatttatttttagcggTTCAATTTATCGGTTATtgatttttaaatatattaatttgctagccacccgataagatatagGGCGAATTGGTATCGATTTAGCTATTATCGAGCGGTTTATCGGCCTAGTTGAATCTGTATTACAGAGGCCTATTTTGGTCCTTCATGTTACACTTTTACTAGTAAATACCAACAAAAAGCCAGTTTACTTTGCATGTATTCCCACCATTTTTCACTGTTACCttcaatggtcgtaaaacacaagCCATTGCTTGTTACTATCTTCTTTTGGCCAACAATCTGGTCCATCTGGTGGCATTAGGATCCCATTTACCTATATATTTATAACATGCAAAGGAGGAGATTGTTGGCATGTTATAGGTTTGAGCaacagaaaaaaatgaaaattcttcaaCATGGATAAATAGAACTGTGgaagggatatatatatatatataacgggttaacggtttatccgataagaaaattgaataatccgtcCCCAAACcgataaatatttaataataaaatttcaatatGTTTCCATGCGTTAAACCGATAACATGATACCAATAAACCATTAAGTCACTTTTGCGATTCGATTTTCGATTTCGGCTCGATTTTGAACACCCTAGTCGATTGTCTCTAGCTATATGTATACATTTTTAACCTAACCAAAGTACAAGATTTTTAATCACCGCTCAACTCCCACTTCGGGGCAAGTCTACATTCTCCAGTGTGTCAAACTTGAGAAAGCAGACAGCTAATGTCTTTATCTTATTGCTGTCTGCCAACTAAGGAAAGCTCCTTCAAATAATTTACTAATTGTTTTTCCAGATAGTACATGCTATCCTATCAAGTGCTAAAATGTTCatggatctttacacaaatagccggtcatatttattatttactttttctagccatatacataaattatatattgattatacacaattatacacatATACTACATaactatacatatattatacctccactgattatttttaatttaaacggTTAAGTGGACagttatttaggttaattcttcaatGTTGTTCAATCCCCACCTATCTCTAGTCATCACATCCAGAAAAAAAACTAGCAACAGCCCAAAATAATTCAATCTCCTTCCCTGTATTTAAAACAAAAACTAACAAAAATTGTACGAAGGCAGACCAAAAATGGCAGCAGCTCCCAGCCAGTATCATAACGCATAAACGGATTACAGAAGGTGCAACAGGATAAGAAGAAACATACAAAATGAAAGAAGGAACAATCTGATAACAATTGTTACTTCGTACCAGCCCCAAAAGCTACTCATGACACAAGTTCCACGCGCAAACACCACAAAATAAGACCAAAACCACATAATGTCTACAGGATGACAAGCCTTTTAAAATAGAATTTGACAACAGACAAATATCATATCTTAGCCAGGACCCTGTCCCAACAAATATTAACATTTCTCTTCAACAAAAGTAAAGAGAACATCCAATGCTGTACTAGAGAACTTTATTTAGTTGGCACGGCTTTTGAAGACATCCAAACCCATCTCAGTTGGATCAGTTGCTTGCAGCTCAATCTGAATCCCATCCAATTCCCTCTTAAATCTATCCTTGGAACTAGCATAGATCATTTTGCTTCTAACCTTAGAGGTATCAGGAGACCTATGCAAAACACACAGTAACAATAACAAATATCAATAGTTAGTGCGCAACATCCAAAAACAAGCAATAAAAGTATATTTTTTGGGACAATTACAAGCAATAAAAGGATATAAATTCTTGATTAAAATTAGAATAATGCTAATCATTCAGCATTACCATGCAATAAAGAAAATCCTGCTCTTTGGAACACTCTCCTTTGTCAGAAAGTCAAAATCATAGACAGCGTAACGGCACTCATCAGCAGGCAGGTGTGTACAGAAGTCCTCATAACTTTCAGCCGGCTCACCAAGCTTTTCCACAATGACTTGCTTTTGCTTTTCCTCAATCTTGAATACAATGAAGCGATAAGCCCTTTTAGTTTTCAACTCCAAAAATTTCAGTTTGCAATCGTCGTGCACAGCCATGCCCGATGCAGAGTTAGCCTACAAAGAAAATCCGAGGTCAATCAATTGATGAGTTTCTTCATAATAATACAACAAACCAGAGGCACGTCAATTCTACAGatactaaaacataaaaacaaaaattaaaacaaacaccCAATACATGTGACTCAACCTACGTCAAAGCATAACGGGTggtctaatagcctgtttggccaagcttctccagCCCCAAAagcacttcttcttctttttaaatacttttttttcaaagttcgaagtgtttggccaagcttttagaaggaaaaaagtgcttCTGAGTAgaaacagaagcagttttggagaaacagaaaaaaacaGTTTCTCTACAGAAGCACTTGTGAGAAAAATAGCACTTTTTTATTGCTTGGCCAACTGCTCAGaaatgtttttcaaattaattagccaaacacaaactgtttctcactaaaagtacttttgagaaaagctcTTTTAAGAAAAAGCACTTCTCataataagctgattttagaagcttggccaaacaggatATAAGATAGATTGACAACCAGTATAAAGATAGTCGTCTATGATAAATCATCTAAATTCTAAATGGCCTGAACAAAGCCATTTATGATGAATCCTCTAAATTCTAAATGGCCTGAACAAAGCCGAATGGATATAAAGGATTCATATTTTGGCCCCAATTAATTTAGTAATGGCATTGATTGATTTACCCAATATAAAAGAACACGTTTTATAATTAACATTCACACCTATTCTGTTCATGATATTGACAccaaagaatgaaaaagaaaaatgaggaaACCGAAAAAGAAAAATGCACAACAGATTTAAATTAAAATGTTTTAAATGAACAGGAAATACAGCTTTTATTTCTACGCATATCCGATAAATGCATATGCACTAGCTAATGTAAGACATCAAAGCCGTGAagttttttctttcttgaaaatgAACAGGAACAACTTTTCAATTTTGGAATAAAGAAGTCATAATGTCTGGGGGATATAATAGAATGGACTATTATCTCAGGTTGCTGCAAAATCATCTGGTTCGTAACTAAAATCACTTAGCAGCTACAATGAAATCCGTTATTTCTTAGGAGCAGTTCACAATTTAGTGGGACGGATGGTGAGCACAAGCAAATTTAACTAGCTGTTCTTCAAGTTGGATACCACACTTCAACCAAAATTGAAGATGAAGGACTCCTTTTTACCCACTCTGAGATGACAGTCAAACACAACTTTGCTAAAAAATACTGTGAACAAGATACACAGTTTGTATCCTGGTTTTACAATACAAAACAGGCCAATTGAATCACGAACCAAAGCATTGATTCAACTTCTGCAAATAATTCCCTGCTTAACAAAAACACATTTTCTTGATCTTAATCACAAAACTATAAACACATCAACCTTCCATGGCTGCACCAAGAGAACATTCCACTCTCTACCTTTGCCTATTGTCTTGTATAAGACACAATTTTCCAATTATAATTATCTTACTAGTATTTTTCTTGTTGGAAACCCAAATAGAACGTCCCAAATTCTCTGGAAAATGCCGAGCAATTGAACACACAGACAAACTAAGTACATAtgcaaaaatcatttaaaaattcAAGCTAGCTAAAGTAAATGTGCTAATTAGAAAAACCTCTAAGTTACCCAAGTATAACCAGAGGCAGCTCTAGGAATTTAAGTTAGTAACAGACTAAGATTGTACCCACAATATGGTAAGCAAGTAATCTGTCACCTACACGCCAACTGCAAGTTccctcaattctttctttttttgtcaCGATCAAAATGAAAGGTGTTTCTCCGGGCCTATCTTTTGCTCCCAGAGATACCGGTTTAAGTCCAACTCATGAAAGAGTTTAAGTATCTATTTATCAAAATCTGAGAACGTATAATAAGTGCAAAGAATGTAGAATTATAGAAGCAAATAAATGGACTTATTCATCTCCTAAACGAGAAAAATATGTATGATAATAAACTTTACTATTCTCTGAGGCAATGGATTTTGAATATTTCAAATTTCAAGGGCATTAAAAGCAAATGTGGATAATAGAATAACCCTCTAATACCCAAGTACAACAAGCAGCTTTAGGATTAAAAATTAGTTGCCTAGTAACACTACACCCACAACCTTTTCGAGGAAATGAATTTCAACCTAGTAAACAtctatatttttgaaaaaattcaaTTCCACAAacactttttgaaaaattttgaactccacacacacacacacaatggTGTCAGTTGTGCTCCTACATCCAGAAGCGGACCTAGTGCATTAGTTATGGGTTAGTCCAACTCAACAGCTTTGGTTCAAACTTTATATATACGTGAAAAAAATCCACTAAATTGGCATAAAAATTAGAtcaaatcttggatccgcctGTGCCAACATCCTAAACAATCTGAATAAATATTCACACAAAAAGAAACTCAACAATCAAATAGTCATGGATCAAACCAGTAAGACAACCACAAATCCCATGGATAAATTCAACCATAACTAAAACATTAAAATCCAAATTACAGCAAATCCGATCCATCATCCATTAACTAAACCAGAACCTAGGGTTTTCGCCACGCACAGCACATAAATACTCAGATCAAAAAGCCAAAACAGATCAgcacaaaataaaataacactTCCATCAGTAGATAAAATCAAAATTCTTCTCGTAATTCGTTGAATTACTATtacaaaatagcaaaaataaaataaaataaaaaataacagaaATCAGAAAAAAAGTAAAGACT
Proteins encoded in this window:
- the LOC107821365 gene encoding actin-depolymerizing factor 2 — its product is MANSASGMAVHDDCKLKFLELKTKRAYRFIVFKIEEKQKQVIVEKLGEPAESYEDFCTHLPADECRYAVYDFDFLTKESVPKSRIFFIAWSPDTSKVRSKMIYASSKDRFKRELDGIQIELQATDPTEMGLDVFKSRAN